A single Rubrivivax gelatinosus IL144 DNA region contains:
- the malF gene encoding maltose ABC transporter permease MalF produces MGRTDWGRLLKWPFTTVTALACLWLVFRIYASGQPLWALAALGLFGLGFFVYLSNVAFAYRYLFPGLAGMLVFVAFPLLYTVQIGFTNYSSSNLLSYERATAYLLEQTTPGEGHGWGFALHPDGQRLRLVLAPGQADDDEQPETRAERSLVTPPLALGGAQEIKLEPLAASGFKPGEPLPLGAVLKNRQALAALKLVLPDGAALSYAGVREFAPLVPTFTREAEGVLKQTATGVVFRANRDTGFYEDGAGERLQPGFKVGIGLGNYLRMVEDPEFRGPFIRIFVWTVVFAALTVLFTLAVGTTLAVVLNWEALRFRTVYRTLLFLPYAVPGFISILVFKGLFNQNFGEINLILNTLFGIKPAWFADPFLAKVMILLVNTWLGYPYIMVLCTGLIKAIPADLYEASAIAGAKPLTNFWKITAPLIVKPLTPLLIASFAFNFNNFVLIALLTNGRPDFLNTKVPAGTTDILVSYTYRIAFQDSGQNFGLAAAISTIIFFLVAMLSMANLKLAKVNDERK; encoded by the coding sequence ATGGGACGAACCGACTGGGGCCGACTGCTGAAGTGGCCGTTCACGACGGTCACGGCACTGGCCTGCCTGTGGCTGGTCTTCCGCATCTACGCCAGCGGCCAGCCGCTGTGGGCGCTGGCGGCGCTGGGGCTGTTCGGGCTGGGCTTCTTCGTCTACCTGTCCAACGTCGCCTTCGCCTACCGCTACCTGTTCCCGGGCCTGGCCGGGATGCTGGTGTTCGTCGCCTTCCCGCTGCTCTACACGGTGCAGATCGGGTTCACGAACTACTCCTCGTCCAACCTGCTCAGCTACGAGCGCGCCACCGCCTACCTGCTGGAGCAGACGACGCCCGGCGAGGGCCACGGCTGGGGCTTCGCGCTGCATCCCGACGGCCAGCGTTTGCGCCTCGTGCTGGCGCCCGGCCAGGCCGACGACGACGAGCAGCCCGAGACGCGCGCCGAGCGCAGCCTCGTCACGCCGCCGCTGGCGCTGGGCGGCGCCCAGGAGATCAAGCTCGAGCCGCTGGCCGCCTCGGGTTTCAAGCCCGGCGAACCGCTGCCGCTGGGCGCGGTGCTGAAGAACCGCCAGGCGCTCGCGGCGCTGAAGCTCGTGCTGCCCGACGGCGCCGCGCTGTCCTATGCCGGCGTGCGCGAGTTCGCGCCGCTGGTGCCCACCTTCACGCGCGAAGCCGAGGGTGTGCTCAAGCAGACCGCCACCGGCGTCGTCTTCCGCGCCAACCGCGACACCGGCTTTTACGAGGACGGGGCCGGCGAACGCCTGCAGCCGGGCTTCAAGGTCGGCATCGGCCTGGGCAACTACCTGCGCATGGTCGAGGACCCGGAGTTCCGCGGGCCCTTCATCCGCATCTTCGTCTGGACCGTCGTCTTCGCCGCGCTGACGGTGCTGTTCACGCTGGCCGTCGGCACGACGCTGGCGGTGGTGCTGAACTGGGAGGCGCTGCGTTTTCGCACCGTCTACCGCACGCTGCTGTTCCTGCCCTACGCGGTGCCGGGCTTCATCTCGATCCTGGTCTTCAAGGGGCTGTTCAACCAGAACTTCGGCGAGATCAACCTGATCCTGAACACGCTGTTCGGCATCAAGCCGGCGTGGTTCGCCGATCCCTTCCTCGCCAAGGTGATGATCCTGCTGGTCAACACCTGGCTGGGCTACCCGTACATCATGGTGCTCTGCACCGGGCTCATCAAGGCGATCCCGGCCGACCTGTACGAGGCCTCGGCGATCGCCGGCGCCAAGCCGCTGACCAACTTCTGGAAGATCACGGCGCCGCTGATCGTCAAGCCGCTGACGCCGCTGCTGATCGCGTCCTTCGCGTTCAACTTCAACAACTTCGTGCTGATCGCGCTGCTCACCAACGGGCGGCCCGACTTCCTGAACACCAAGGTGCCGGCCGGCACGACCGACATCCTGGTGTCCTACACCTACCGCATCGCGTTCCAGGACTCGGGGCAGAACTTCGGGCTCGCCGCGGCGATCTCGACGATCATCTTCTTCCTCGTGGCGATGCTGTCGATGGCCAACCTGAAGCTGGCCAAGGTCAACGACGAGCGGAAGTAA
- the malE gene encoding maltose/maltodextrin ABC transporter substrate-binding protein MalE, with protein sequence MTTTIKPIAAAAAIVASFAFAGAASAQEAGKLLVWINGDKGYNGLQKVGDAFTKATGVPVTVEHPEDAPGKFQQAAAAGKGPDIFCWPHDRMGEWAKSGLIVPINPAKKVRDDIEDTAWKAFGYQGKTWGYPISVEAIGLIYNKALVKTPPKSFDDVLKLDKQLSAKGKHAILWDYNNTYFTWPILAAGGGSVFGRDAKGEYDPAKVGVNSAGAVKGAELLASMIKNGNMPKGSGYAEMEAAFNKGDVAMMITGPWAWDNLRKSKIDFGVAPIPDVAGKPSRPFVGVLGCMISAPSKSKDVAKEFIENTLLKVDSLKTINADVPLGTPANKAFFKELSNDANIKATMENARRGEPMPNIPEMGRFWSSMASALENISNGRQAPKEALDAAAARMLGK encoded by the coding sequence ATGACGACAACCATCAAGCCGATCGCCGCCGCAGCAGCCATCGTCGCGTCCTTTGCCTTCGCCGGCGCCGCCAGCGCACAGGAAGCCGGCAAGCTGCTGGTCTGGATCAACGGCGACAAGGGCTACAACGGGCTGCAGAAGGTCGGTGACGCCTTCACCAAGGCCACCGGCGTGCCGGTCACCGTCGAGCACCCGGAAGACGCCCCGGGCAAGTTCCAGCAGGCCGCCGCCGCCGGCAAGGGCCCGGACATCTTCTGCTGGCCGCACGACCGCATGGGCGAGTGGGCCAAGTCGGGCCTGATCGTGCCGATCAACCCGGCCAAGAAGGTGCGTGACGACATCGAGGACACCGCCTGGAAGGCCTTCGGCTACCAGGGCAAGACCTGGGGCTACCCGATCTCGGTCGAAGCCATCGGCCTCATCTACAACAAGGCGCTGGTGAAGACGCCGCCCAAGAGCTTCGACGACGTGCTCAAGCTCGACAAGCAGCTGTCGGCCAAGGGCAAGCACGCCATCCTCTGGGACTACAACAACACCTACTTCACCTGGCCGATCCTGGCCGCCGGCGGCGGCAGCGTCTTCGGCCGTGACGCCAAGGGCGAGTACGACCCGGCCAAGGTCGGCGTCAACTCCGCCGGCGCCGTCAAGGGCGCCGAGCTGCTGGCCTCGATGATCAAGAACGGCAACATGCCCAAGGGTTCGGGCTACGCCGAGATGGAAGCCGCGTTCAACAAGGGCGACGTGGCGATGATGATCACCGGCCCCTGGGCCTGGGACAACCTGCGCAAGAGCAAGATCGACTTCGGCGTCGCGCCGATCCCCGACGTCGCCGGCAAGCCCTCGCGTCCGTTCGTCGGCGTGCTCGGCTGCATGATCTCCGCGCCCAGCAAGAGCAAGGACGTGGCCAAGGAGTTCATCGAGAACACGCTGCTGAAGGTCGACTCGCTGAAGACGATCAACGCCGACGTGCCGCTGGGCACCCCGGCCAACAAGGCCTTCTTCAAGGAGCTCTCCAACGACGCCAACATCAAGGCGACGATGGAGAACGCGCGCCGCGGCGAGCCGATGCCCAACATCCCCGAGATGGGCCGCTTCTGGTCGTCGATGGCCTCGGCGCTGGAGAACATCAGCAACGGCCGCCAGGCCCCGAAGGAAGCGCTCGACGCGGCCGCCGCGCGCATGCTCGGCAAGTAA
- a CDS encoding ABC transporter ATP-binding protein, which produces MADVRLTNVNKAFGETKVLHDINLEIHDGEFMVFVGPSGCGKSTLLRVIAGLEDITSGELRIGGRVVNDVPPAERGIAMVFQSYALYPHMTLFDNMAFGLKLAKMPKDEIDRAVHGAAKILNIEHLLDRKPKALSGGQRQRVAIGRAIVRKPEVFLFDEPLSNLDAALRVRMRYEFAKLHESLKTTMVYVTHDQVEAMTLANRIVVLSTGKVEQVGAPLELYEYPVNLFVAGFIGSPKMNFITGEIVSADASGASVRLPSGAVLRAEVDAAAAKPGDKVTLGVRPEHFVVGAEHNTIEVELTFVESLGSQTHGYVSCAGVDDAMTCELGSGSTAIAGDRLKLGIPPSHCHLFDAEGQAFRRLYRLPQREAA; this is translated from the coding sequence GTGGCAGACGTCCGATTGACGAACGTGAACAAGGCTTTCGGCGAGACGAAAGTGCTTCACGACATCAATCTGGAGATCCACGACGGCGAGTTCATGGTCTTTGTCGGGCCCTCGGGCTGCGGCAAGTCGACTCTGCTGCGTGTGATCGCGGGTTTGGAAGACATCACGTCGGGCGAGCTTCGCATCGGCGGGCGCGTCGTCAACGACGTGCCGCCGGCCGAACGCGGCATCGCGATGGTCTTCCAGTCGTACGCGCTGTATCCGCACATGACGCTGTTCGACAACATGGCCTTCGGCCTGAAGCTGGCCAAGATGCCGAAGGACGAGATCGACCGCGCGGTGCACGGCGCGGCCAAGATCCTCAACATCGAGCACCTGCTGGACCGCAAGCCCAAGGCGCTGTCCGGCGGCCAGCGCCAGCGCGTGGCGATCGGCCGCGCGATCGTGCGCAAGCCCGAGGTCTTCCTCTTCGACGAGCCGCTGTCCAACCTGGACGCCGCGCTGCGCGTGCGCATGCGCTACGAGTTCGCCAAGCTGCACGAGAGCCTGAAGACGACGATGGTCTACGTCACGCACGACCAGGTCGAGGCGATGACGCTGGCCAACCGCATCGTCGTGCTGTCCACCGGCAAGGTCGAGCAGGTCGGCGCGCCGCTGGAGCTCTACGAATACCCGGTGAACCTCTTCGTCGCCGGCTTCATCGGCTCGCCGAAGATGAACTTCATCACCGGCGAGATCGTCTCGGCCGACGCCAGCGGCGCCAGCGTGCGCCTGCCCTCCGGCGCCGTGCTGCGCGCCGAGGTCGACGCCGCGGCCGCCAAGCCCGGCGACAAGGTGACGCTGGGCGTGCGCCCGGAGCACTTCGTCGTCGGCGCGGAACACAACACGATCGAGGTCGAGCTGACCTTCGTGGAGTCGCTGGGCAGCCAGACGCACGGCTACGTCAGCTGCGCCGGCGTCGACGACGCGATGACCTGCGAGCTCGGCAGCGGCTCGACCGCGATCGCCGGCGACCGGCTGAAGCTGGGCATCCCGCCGTCGCACTGCCACCTGTTCGACGCCGAGGGCCAGGCCTTCCGGCGCCTGTACCGCCTGCCGCAGCGCGAGGCCGCCTGA
- a CDS encoding SHOCT domain-containing protein — MRAFPSGAWRPVSCAALLACAASIAFAQSPTGRAERFMPDSSADRVVSTVYADTHEFVRIERAEPGAAPSMHPAVISSEQLRAALSPLRNAAKDDPLFNDDELKTLVPALAKALATAQPNQDVAFAVTGRHGGFGPLVPRTVTTGRVFRTADGLQLITGMVWAQFEGQFRATGVRIAFEPGRRAAPVDASVRIDAPNGRKVRADWVSVLVAPPQAAAPAAPAAAPVPGAAPAAVPAPVPAAPGAVAPAPQRPRDAGFFEEQEQRLRTLKRLHDNGLITDEEYRQKRYEVLQQL, encoded by the coding sequence ATGCGTGCGTTCCCGTCCGGCGCCTGGCGTCCGGTGTCCTGCGCGGCCCTGCTGGCCTGCGCCGCCTCGATCGCGTTCGCGCAGTCGCCCACCGGGCGTGCCGAGCGTTTCATGCCCGACAGCAGTGCCGATCGGGTGGTCTCGACGGTCTATGCCGACACGCACGAGTTCGTGCGCATCGAGCGCGCCGAGCCCGGCGCGGCGCCGTCGATGCATCCGGCGGTCATTTCCAGCGAGCAACTGCGTGCAGCACTGTCGCCGCTGCGCAACGCCGCGAAGGACGACCCGCTGTTCAACGACGACGAACTGAAGACGCTGGTGCCGGCCCTGGCCAAGGCGCTGGCGACGGCGCAGCCGAACCAGGACGTCGCGTTCGCCGTCACCGGCCGCCACGGCGGCTTCGGCCCGCTGGTGCCGCGCACCGTGACGACCGGCCGCGTGTTCCGCACCGCCGACGGCCTGCAGCTGATCACCGGCATGGTCTGGGCGCAGTTCGAGGGCCAGTTCCGGGCCACCGGCGTGCGCATCGCCTTCGAGCCCGGCCGTCGCGCCGCGCCGGTCGACGCCAGCGTGCGCATCGACGCGCCCAACGGCCGCAAGGTGCGCGCCGACTGGGTCTCGGTGCTGGTCGCTCCGCCGCAGGCTGCGGCCCCGGCCGCCCCGGCGGCTGCTCCGGTCCCCGGCGCGGCACCGGCTGCGGTGCCGGCACCGGTTCCGGCGGCGCCGGGCGCCGTCGCCCCCGCGCCGCAGCGTCCGCGCGACGCCGGCTTCTTCGAAGAGCAGGAACAGCGCCTGCGCACCCTGAAGCGCCTGCACGACAACGGCCTCATCACCGACGAGGAGTACCGGCAGAAGCGCTACGAGGTGCTGCAGCAGCTCTGA
- a CDS encoding alpha-amylase family glycosyl hydrolase: MCTSTRAFRLLAVAAAAALLVACGGGGGGGSDEPLPSVDTSSVAAADPGSTLDAGWQRRGIAQIFVRSYQDSDGDGKGDLKGLISRLDYLKSLGVGGIWLMPITASQDEDHGYAVKDYRAVESDYGTLADLDALVAAAHARGLGVIVDYVMNHSAAQHPAFLNSRAGASNAFRGWYVWQSSHPSGWSIYGSDPWRAYDGSWYFAPFWDQMPDFNLTNTAVVDWHHDNLRFWLNRGVDGFRFDAVGNLVENGPSAWENQPQNHVLMASVRDLVGGYQNRYMVCEGPSDPAGYAASCGSAFAFGHQSDLIAAAQGDTTAIAAVAAYPSTAPAGAATFLSNHDSFAGQRPYDQLGGNVAQYKLAAATYLLQPGIPFVYYGEEIGMAGASSLSGDPKLRTPMSWTPSGGFTTGTPYRAKSANVSGYNVEAEAADAGSLLAFYKTMLALRGSRPSISAGDYQQPAASGTLLSFQRTQGSERTLVVLNYGATSATATVTGLPANATLASLYPSGDAGATASAAGQASITMAARSVRVFDVR, from the coding sequence ATGTGCACCTCCACCCGCGCCTTCCGCCTTCTTGCCGTTGCCGCCGCGGCGGCCCTGCTCGTCGCCTGCGGGGGCGGCGGCGGGGGTGGCAGCGACGAGCCGCTGCCGAGCGTCGACACCAGCAGCGTCGCCGCCGCCGACCCGGGCAGCACGCTGGACGCCGGCTGGCAGCGCCGCGGCATCGCCCAGATCTTCGTGCGCAGCTACCAGGACAGCGACGGCGACGGCAAGGGCGACCTGAAGGGGCTGATTTCGCGGCTGGACTACCTGAAGTCGCTGGGCGTCGGCGGCATCTGGCTGATGCCGATCACCGCCAGCCAAGACGAGGACCACGGCTACGCGGTGAAGGACTACCGCGCCGTCGAGAGCGACTACGGCACGCTGGCCGACCTGGACGCGCTGGTCGCCGCGGCGCACGCGCGCGGCCTGGGCGTCATCGTCGACTACGTGATGAACCACAGCGCCGCCCAGCACCCGGCTTTCCTGAACTCGCGCGCCGGCGCGTCCAACGCCTTTCGCGGCTGGTACGTCTGGCAGAGCTCGCATCCCAGCGGCTGGAGCATCTACGGCAGCGACCCCTGGCGCGCCTACGACGGCAGCTGGTACTTCGCGCCGTTCTGGGACCAGATGCCCGACTTCAACCTGACGAACACGGCGGTCGTCGACTGGCACCACGACAACCTGCGCTTCTGGCTCAACCGCGGCGTCGACGGCTTCCGCTTCGACGCCGTCGGCAACCTCGTCGAGAACGGCCCGTCGGCCTGGGAGAACCAGCCGCAGAACCATGTGCTGATGGCTTCGGTGCGCGACCTGGTCGGCGGCTACCAGAACCGCTACATGGTCTGCGAAGGCCCGAGCGACCCGGCCGGCTACGCCGCGAGCTGCGGCAGCGCCTTCGCCTTCGGCCACCAGAGCGACCTGATCGCCGCGGCGCAGGGCGACACGACGGCCATCGCCGCCGTCGCCGCCTATCCGAGCACGGCCCCGGCCGGCGCGGCGACCTTCCTGTCCAACCACGACAGCTTCGCCGGCCAGCGCCCGTACGACCAGCTCGGCGGCAACGTCGCGCAGTACAAGCTCGCCGCCGCCACCTACCTGCTGCAGCCCGGCATTCCCTTCGTCTACTACGGCGAGGAGATCGGCATGGCCGGGGCCTCGTCGCTGAGCGGCGACCCCAAGCTGCGCACGCCGATGAGCTGGACGCCCTCGGGCGGCTTCACGACCGGCACGCCGTATCGCGCCAAGTCGGCCAACGTCTCGGGCTACAACGTCGAGGCCGAGGCGGCGGATGCCGGCTCGCTGCTGGCCTTCTACAAGACGATGCTGGCGCTGCGCGGCTCGCGGCCGTCGATCTCGGCGGGCGACTACCAGCAGCCGGCGGCCAGCGGCACGCTGCTGAGCTTCCAGCGCACGCAGGGCAGCGAACGCACTCTGGTCGTGCTGAACTACGGCGCCACCAGCGCGACGGCGACCGTCACCGGCCTGCCGGCCAATGCGACGCTGGCCAGCCTGTACCCGAGCGGCGATGCCGGCGCGACGGCGAGCGCCGCCGGGCAGGCCTCGATCACGATGGCCGCACGCTCGGTGCGCGTCTTCGACGTGCGCTGA
- a CDS encoding alpha-1,6-glucosidase domain-containing protein, whose amino-acid sequence MNGTWQLLRRWWALVFTSVMLAFVPGCGGSGGGGGDLSVGDSTDLKKVLAAVPAETGGEPVTVRLHYSRPDANYAGWTLYVYNAPGEALGGWPGRAPDGVDAAGSYWDVPVASSAFNFIIVKGGGSEREPSGWSGANGDQQQYWALAEGTAIYKLAGDPTNYARNPVGASAPDLGTVRVHYRRYDGGYTNWGLHLWSGSGLDASRLPGVTIGDWQAAVAFDAMPGYAAGDGEIVFDIPVLNPKDDASRTGLEFIIHGRPPGGSPDDKDGRDANIAVNYATLAASGGVGEIWLVEGDATVYTAPPDLRQVSTRDARAYWLTRALIQAPRWDSTGVFKLYYASRGQIQAPRGAKASGADGALTLDVSTAELDAAVAERFKFVAPGVRLAVRSADQARLGDLLKRQLVLVQETADGLVRNATTAQLPGALDDLYAAAATVGDLGVTPGAERTVFKLWAPTAQKVSVAIYDSATGPTVALEDASFDAATGVWRAERSGDLSGRYYRWVVEVFVRGVGLVRQLVTDPYSVSLSADSKRSYVGSLSAAALKPAGWDGHTRPAALAASPDMSIYELHVRDFSANDATVPAAHRGKYLAFTDTASNGMRHLAALAGAGLTDVHLLPVFDIATVPETGCVTPTISGAPDGSTQQAAIGAVKSEDCFNWGYDPFHFNAPEGSYATDAQDGAVRVREFRSMVMALHAAGLRVGMDVVYNHTTAAGQDDKAVLDRVVPGYYQRLNAVGDLENSTCCANTATENLMMGKLMVDSVVLWATQYGIDSFRFDLMGHQPRAVMERLQAAVDAATGRHVDLIGEGWNFGEVADGARFVQASQLSLNGSGIATFSDRARDAVRGGSPFDGGDALIANQGYVNGLFYDPNALGGGKTATDLLRAADLVRVGLAGSIRDYTLRTYTGDQRQLQAIDYNGQPAGYVSQPGEVVNYVENHDNQTLFDIDVYKLPLATSAEDRARVQMLAAAVNVFSQGVAYFHAGIDTLRSKSLDRNSYDSGDWFNKLDWTYTSNNFGVGLPPEGDNGSNWDLMRPLLADTELLPPPAQIAWTRDAFRDLLRIRASSTLFRLRSADDVKARLAFRNTGASQVPTVLVGHLDGSGYAGAGFGEILYFVNVDDEARTLTIPEDAGKAWVLHPVHRAAGAADTRAATATVDSAAGRFTLPARTAVVFVLQ is encoded by the coding sequence ATGAATGGAACGTGGCAGCTGCTGCGGCGCTGGTGGGCACTCGTTTTCACCTCGGTGATGCTGGCTTTCGTGCCGGGCTGCGGCGGCAGTGGCGGCGGCGGCGGCGACCTCTCGGTGGGCGACTCCACCGACCTCAAGAAAGTGCTCGCCGCGGTGCCGGCCGAAACCGGCGGCGAACCGGTCACGGTGCGCCTGCACTACAGCCGCCCGGACGCCAACTACGCCGGCTGGACGCTGTATGTTTACAACGCGCCGGGCGAAGCGCTGGGCGGCTGGCCCGGCCGCGCGCCCGACGGCGTCGACGCTGCCGGCAGCTACTGGGACGTGCCGGTCGCGAGCTCGGCCTTCAACTTCATCATCGTCAAGGGCGGCGGCTCGGAACGTGAGCCTTCGGGCTGGTCCGGCGCCAACGGCGACCAGCAGCAGTACTGGGCGCTGGCCGAAGGCACGGCGATCTACAAGCTCGCCGGCGACCCGACGAACTACGCGCGCAACCCGGTCGGCGCCAGCGCGCCCGACCTCGGCACGGTGCGTGTGCACTACCGGCGCTACGACGGCGGCTACACGAACTGGGGCCTGCACCTGTGGAGCGGCAGCGGGCTGGACGCCTCGCGCCTGCCCGGCGTGACGATCGGCGACTGGCAGGCCGCGGTCGCTTTCGACGCGATGCCCGGCTACGCCGCCGGCGACGGCGAGATCGTCTTCGACATCCCCGTGCTCAACCCGAAGGACGACGCCTCGCGCACCGGGCTGGAGTTCATCATCCACGGCCGCCCGCCCGGCGGCTCGCCCGACGACAAGGACGGCCGCGACGCCAACATCGCCGTCAACTACGCGACGCTGGCGGCCAGCGGCGGCGTCGGCGAGATCTGGCTCGTCGAAGGCGACGCGACGGTCTACACCGCGCCGCCCGACCTGCGCCAGGTGTCGACGCGCGACGCACGCGCCTACTGGCTGACGCGCGCGCTGATCCAGGCCCCGCGCTGGGACTCGACCGGCGTCTTCAAGCTCTATTACGCCTCGCGCGGCCAGATCCAGGCGCCGCGCGGCGCCAAGGCGAGCGGTGCCGACGGCGCGCTGACGCTGGACGTGTCGACCGCCGAACTCGACGCCGCGGTCGCCGAACGCTTCAAGTTCGTCGCGCCCGGCGTGCGGCTGGCCGTGCGCAGCGCCGACCAGGCGCGCCTGGGCGACCTGCTCAAGCGCCAGCTGGTGCTGGTGCAGGAAACGGCCGACGGCCTGGTGCGCAACGCGACGACGGCGCAGCTGCCCGGCGCGCTGGACGACCTGTACGCGGCCGCCGCCACCGTCGGCGACCTCGGCGTCACGCCGGGTGCCGAGCGCACGGTCTTCAAGCTCTGGGCGCCGACGGCGCAGAAGGTCTCGGTCGCCATCTACGACAGCGCCACCGGCCCGACCGTCGCGCTGGAGGACGCCAGCTTCGACGCCGCCACCGGCGTCTGGCGTGCCGAGCGCAGCGGCGACCTGTCCGGGCGCTACTACCGCTGGGTCGTCGAGGTCTTCGTGCGCGGCGTCGGCCTGGTGCGCCAGCTCGTCACCGACCCGTACTCGGTCAGCCTGTCGGCCGACTCCAAGCGCAGCTACGTCGGCAGCCTGTCGGCGGCGGCGCTCAAGCCTGCCGGCTGGGACGGCCACACGCGCCCGGCGGCGCTGGCCGCGTCGCCCGACATGTCGATCTATGAATTGCACGTCCGCGACTTCTCGGCCAACGATGCCACGGTGCCGGCGGCGCACCGCGGCAAGTACCTGGCTTTCACCGACACCGCCTCCAACGGCATGCGCCACCTCGCGGCGCTGGCCGGCGCCGGGCTGACCGACGTGCACCTGCTGCCGGTGTTCGACATCGCCACCGTGCCCGAGACCGGCTGCGTGACGCCGACCATCTCCGGCGCGCCGGACGGCAGCACGCAGCAGGCGGCGATCGGCGCGGTGAAGTCGGAGGACTGCTTCAACTGGGGCTACGACCCCTTCCACTTCAACGCGCCCGAAGGCAGCTACGCGACCGACGCCCAGGACGGCGCGGTGCGCGTGCGCGAGTTCCGTTCGATGGTGATGGCGCTGCACGCGGCCGGGCTGCGCGTCGGCATGGACGTGGTCTACAACCACACGACGGCCGCCGGCCAGGACGACAAGGCGGTGCTGGACCGCGTCGTGCCCGGCTACTACCAGCGCCTGAACGCGGTCGGCGACCTGGAGAACTCGACCTGCTGCGCCAACACCGCGACCGAGAACCTGATGATGGGCAAGCTGATGGTCGACTCGGTCGTGCTGTGGGCGACGCAGTACGGCATCGACTCGTTCCGCTTCGACCTCATGGGTCACCAGCCGCGTGCGGTGATGGAGCGGCTTCAAGCCGCGGTCGATGCCGCGACCGGCCGCCACGTCGACCTGATCGGCGAAGGCTGGAACTTCGGCGAGGTGGCCGACGGCGCGCGTTTCGTCCAGGCCTCGCAGCTGTCGCTGAACGGCTCGGGCATCGCGACCTTCAGCGACCGGGCGCGCGACGCGGTGCGCGGCGGCAGCCCGTTCGACGGCGGTGATGCGCTGATCGCCAACCAGGGCTACGTCAACGGCTTGTTCTACGACCCGAACGCGCTGGGCGGCGGCAAGACGGCGACCGACCTGCTGCGCGCCGCCGATCTGGTGCGTGTCGGCCTCGCCGGCTCGATCCGCGACTACACGCTGCGCACCTACACCGGCGACCAGCGCCAGCTGCAGGCCATCGACTACAACGGCCAGCCGGCAGGCTACGTCAGCCAGCCCGGCGAGGTCGTCAACTACGTCGAGAACCACGACAACCAGACGCTGTTCGACATCGACGTCTACAAGCTGCCGCTGGCCACCAGCGCCGAGGACCGCGCCAGGGTGCAGATGCTGGCGGCTGCGGTCAACGTCTTCAGCCAGGGTGTCGCCTACTTCCACGCCGGCATCGACACGCTGCGCAGCAAGTCGCTGGACCGCAACAGTTACGACTCGGGCGACTGGTTCAACAAGCTGGACTGGACTTACACCAGCAACAACTTCGGCGTCGGCCTGCCGCCCGAAGGCGACAACGGCTCGAACTGGGACCTGATGCGCCCGCTGCTCGCCGACACCGAGCTGCTGCCGCCGCCGGCGCAGATCGCCTGGACCCGCGACGCCTTCCGCGACCTGCTGCGCATCCGCGCCAGCTCGACGCTGTTCCGGCTGCGCAGCGCCGACGACGTCAAGGCGCGGCTGGCCTTCCGCAACACCGGCGCCTCGCAGGTGCCGACGGTGCTGGTCGGCCACCTGGACGGCAGCGGCTATGCCGGCGCCGGCTTCGGCGAGATCCTGTACTTCGTCAACGTCGACGACGAGGCGCGCACGCTGACGATTCCCGAGGACGCCGGCAAGGCCTGGGTGCTGCACCCGGTGCACCGGGCCGCCGGCGCCGCCGACACGCGCGCGGCGACCGCCACGGTGGACAGCGCGGCCGGCCGCTTCACGCTGCCGGCGCGCACCGCGGTGGTCTTCGTGCTGCAGTAG